The following coding sequences lie in one Klebsiella huaxiensis genomic window:
- a CDS encoding dienelactone hydrolase family protein has protein sequence MTTIKQTGFAPAATPHASTAVHTSDENIISGETSIPSQGDNMPAFHARPGNVDGPLPVVIVVQEIFGVHEHIRDICRRLAQEGYLAIAPELYFRQGDPNDYNDIPSLFQGLVKKVPDSQVLADLDHVASWASRHGGDAHRLLITGFCWGGRITWLYAAHNPQLKAAVAWYGKLVGEKTLNSPKHPVDIAVDLNAPVLGLYGAKDDSIPQDTVETMRQALRAANATAEIVVYPQADHAFNADYRASYHEESAKDGWQRMLAWFAQYGGKRG, from the coding sequence ATGACGACAATTAAGCAAACCGGTTTTGCACCTGCAGCCACGCCGCACGCCTCTACTGCCGTTCACACGTCAGATGAAAATATCATCTCCGGGGAGACATCAATCCCTTCTCAGGGGGATAACATGCCAGCCTTCCATGCCCGTCCGGGCAACGTCGACGGTCCGCTACCGGTCGTCATCGTTGTACAGGAAATTTTCGGCGTGCATGAACATATCCGCGATATTTGCCGCCGTCTGGCGCAGGAAGGGTATCTGGCTATCGCACCAGAGCTGTACTTCCGCCAGGGCGATCCCAATGATTACAACGATATTCCTTCTTTATTTCAGGGGTTGGTCAAAAAGGTGCCGGATTCTCAGGTACTGGCTGACCTCGATCACGTCGCCAGCTGGGCTTCCCGCCACGGTGGCGATGCCCATCGTCTGCTTATTACCGGTTTCTGCTGGGGCGGTCGCATCACCTGGCTGTACGCCGCACATAACCCGCAGCTAAAAGCCGCCGTTGCCTGGTACGGCAAGCTGGTCGGTGAGAAAACATTAAACTCACCGAAACATCCGGTGGACATTGCCGTTGATCTGAACGCCCCGGTTTTAGGACTTTACGGCGCGAAAGATGACAGCATCCCGCAGGATACGGTTGAAACCATGCGTCAGGCTCTACGAGCCGCCAACGCGACGGCGGAAATCGTAGTCTATCCGCAGGCCGACCACGCCTTTAATGCTGACTACCGAGCCAGCTATCATGAAGAGTCAGCAAAAGACGGCTGGCAGCGAATGCTGGCATGGTTTGCCCAGTACGGTGGGAAGCGAGGTTAA
- the rmuC gene encoding DNA recombination protein RmuC, with protein MDISIIISAVMALAVGLIVGWLATKAHADQIRADLIEERRELDIELSAARQQLVQESHWREECELLNNELRSLRDINTSLEADLREVTTRLESTQMHAEDKIRQMVNSEQRLSEQFENLANRIFEHSNRRVDEQNRQSLNGLLTPLREQLDGFRRQVQDSFGQEARERHTLAHEIRNLQQLNAQMAQEALNLTRALKGDNKTQGNWGEVVLTRVLEASGLREGHEYQTQVSIETDNRSRMQPDVIVRLPQGKDVVIDAKMTLVAYERYFNADDDYTRETALQEHIASVRNHMRLLGRKDYQQLPGLRSLDYVLMFIPVEPAFLLAIDRQPELISEALKNNIMLVSPTTLLVALRTIANLWRYEHQSRNAQKIAERAGRLYDKMRLFVDDMSTIGQSLDKAQDNYRQAMKKLASGRGNLLVQAESFRGLGVEVKRGINPDLVEQATAQDDEYRLEDEGNQREDNDFSSDSAAAAVYDGHSQPR; from the coding sequence GTGGATATCTCGATAATTATTAGTGCCGTTATGGCGCTGGCCGTGGGGCTTATTGTGGGCTGGTTGGCGACCAAAGCGCATGCCGATCAAATCCGTGCCGATCTCATTGAAGAGCGGCGCGAGCTGGATATTGAGCTGAGCGCGGCGCGTCAGCAACTGGTGCAAGAGTCCCACTGGCGAGAAGAGTGCGAGCTGCTCAATAACGAATTGCGCAGCCTGCGCGATATCAATACGTCGCTGGAGGCCGATCTCCGCGAAGTGACCACCCGCCTTGAATCCACGCAAATGCATGCGGAAGATAAAATTCGCCAGATGGTTAACAGCGAGCAGCGCCTTAGCGAGCAGTTCGAGAATCTGGCAAACCGAATATTCGAACACAGCAACCGACGGGTGGATGAGCAGAATCGCCAGAGTCTGAACGGGCTGCTGACCCCGTTACGTGAGCAACTGGATGGTTTCCGCCGCCAGGTTCAGGATAGCTTCGGTCAGGAGGCGCGGGAGCGTCATACCCTGGCTCATGAAATCCGCAACCTTCAGCAGCTTAATGCGCAAATGGCGCAGGAAGCGCTAAACCTGACGCGCGCGCTGAAGGGTGATAACAAAACTCAGGGCAACTGGGGAGAAGTGGTATTGACCCGCGTGCTGGAAGCTTCCGGGCTGCGGGAGGGCCATGAATATCAAACGCAGGTGAGTATTGAAACCGACAACCGTTCACGGATGCAGCCGGATGTGATCGTGCGTCTTCCGCAGGGCAAAGACGTGGTTATCGATGCCAAGATGACTCTGGTCGCCTATGAACGCTACTTTAATGCCGATGATGATTACACCCGCGAGACGGCGTTACAGGAGCATATTGCTTCCGTACGTAATCATATGCGTCTGCTGGGGCGTAAGGATTATCAACAGCTGCCGGGGCTACGTTCGCTCGACTACGTCCTGATGTTTATCCCCGTTGAACCCGCCTTCCTGCTGGCGATTGACCGTCAGCCGGAGCTGATTAGCGAAGCGCTGAAGAACAACATTATGTTGGTTAGCCCGACTACGCTGCTGGTCGCACTGCGTACCATCGCCAACCTGTGGCGCTATGAGCATCAGAGCCGTAACGCGCAGAAAATTGCCGAAAGAGCGGGGCGTCTGTATGACAAAATGCGCCTGTTTGTCGACGACATGTCCACTATCGGCCAGAGCCTGGATAAAGCCCAGGATAACTATCGTCAGGCGATGAAAAAGCTCGCTTCCGGGCGTGGCAATCTGCTGGTTCAGGCAGAATCGTTCCGTGGCCTGGGCGTGGAAGTCAAACGTGGGATTAATCCTGACTTAGTCGAACAAGCAACCGCGCAGGATGATGAATACCGTCTTGAGGATGAAGGTAACCAACGGGAAGATAACGATTTTTCATCAGATTCTGCAGCTGCTGCAGTGTACGATGGTCACTCTCAGCCGCGTTGA
- a CDS encoding tripartite tricarboxylate transporter TctB family protein encodes MSIKAESPSLTVPHRRLSPVVMSVGVLLCVIACAVIVTAHNFPATAIETDIGAGAFPRFYAGALIVLAVLLVASDWLTNHADDVHHEPSHYGRVAAGVGIVAGYIVLLSFVGYLIATPLFLMALMIIMNLRRLWLTLTLAIAITLILWLLFSMALQVPLPVGSLFE; translated from the coding sequence ATGTCGATAAAAGCTGAATCGCCCTCTTTAACCGTACCGCATCGCCGTCTCTCCCCGGTCGTGATGAGCGTGGGAGTTTTACTGTGCGTGATTGCGTGCGCGGTCATCGTGACTGCGCACAATTTCCCGGCTACGGCGATCGAGACGGATATTGGCGCTGGCGCCTTTCCCCGGTTTTATGCAGGCGCGCTCATAGTGCTGGCCGTCCTGTTAGTGGCAAGCGACTGGCTAACAAACCACGCCGACGATGTTCACCACGAGCCCTCCCACTATGGTCGCGTTGCGGCAGGAGTCGGTATCGTCGCGGGATACATCGTATTGTTAAGCTTCGTGGGCTATCTCATTGCAACGCCGCTTTTCTTAATGGCGCTGATGATAATTATGAACCTGAGAAGGCTATGGCTGACGCTGACGCTCGCCATCGCTATCACCCTGATTCTGTGGCTGCTTTTTTCTATGGCGCTGCAGGTACCGCTGCCTGTGGGTTCTTTATTCGAATAA
- a CDS encoding IclR family transcriptional regulator, translating into MLKEMQHIAGAQTLLRGLAVIDAVATGHRDLKSISEFTATPKSTAHRLATALVEQRYLRYAANVGYDLGPRLIELGARALDTISLPALARPWLQKLADTTKDTVHLGVREGDEVLYLEKINSQRGLEMRSRPGHRMPLALTGIGKALLINDSQDDLRALFLRQSTEHYLQRFLTCMQRYSQGGYAFDLEENEPTIRCVAAPIFDARNQLIAAISVASTATYMSRDRMDALIPLVRSYAGHISAELGWSG; encoded by the coding sequence ATGCTAAAAGAGATGCAGCACATCGCAGGAGCGCAAACGCTGCTTCGTGGATTAGCAGTGATTGATGCCGTGGCAACGGGGCACAGAGACTTAAAATCCATTAGCGAATTCACCGCTACACCAAAAAGCACGGCGCATCGTCTGGCTACCGCACTCGTGGAACAGCGCTATCTGCGCTATGCCGCAAATGTTGGCTACGATCTCGGCCCGCGGCTGATTGAACTGGGCGCACGAGCTCTGGATACCATCTCTCTACCGGCGCTGGCACGTCCATGGTTACAAAAACTCGCCGATACCACTAAAGACACGGTCCACCTGGGCGTACGTGAAGGTGATGAAGTGCTGTATCTGGAGAAAATTAACAGCCAGCGGGGACTGGAAATGCGTTCCCGTCCGGGCCACCGGATGCCGCTGGCATTAACCGGAATCGGCAAAGCCTTGTTGATAAATGATTCTCAGGATGATCTGCGGGCTCTCTTCCTGCGCCAGAGCACCGAACACTATCTGCAGCGTTTTCTGACGTGTATGCAGCGTTACTCCCAGGGAGGCTATGCGTTCGACCTGGAAGAAAACGAACCGACCATTCGCTGCGTAGCGGCCCCCATATTCGATGCCCGAAACCAGCTTATCGCCGCAATCTCGGTCGCCAGCACCGCAACCTATATGTCACGGGATCGAATGGATGCCCTGATTCCGCTTGTACGCTCCTACGCGGGCCATATTTCGGCGGAGCTTGGTTGGTCAGGCTAG
- a CDS encoding tripartite tricarboxylate transporter permease, with amino-acid sequence MFSSDLLLQGFTHLLSNPMALVLASFGVMLGIMIGALPGLTATMGVAILLPFTYGMDPVSGLLMICGVFFGGVYGGSITAILLKIPGTPAAAATAIDGYELTRQGKAGMALSAATFSSFAGGILSIVVLMFLAPILAGWALKFSASESFALAIFGLSIIASISGKSLIKGLISGIGGLLIATIGLDPMGGFPRFTGGFVELMNVPFIPVMIGLFAASEAFKTLEKDDAVRHGAKVVIGSLLLPWKVIRRLLVTILHSAGLGIFIGMIPGAGADIAAFVAYNETKRFSKTPENFGKGEITAVSSCEAGANGCTGGALLPMLTLGIPGDAVTAIMLGALTLQGMQPGPLMFTEHGDMVYTLFIGMIFCYFMLLILGLLSLKVVSNVVKIPTHILTPLILALCVVGTYALNNSLFDVGIMLIAGVVGYFMQRGGYPASPVVLALIMGPMAESNLRRALSLSAGSWDFLYTRPITLALLTLATITLLTPVVRGLWAFRKNLQTQV; translated from the coding sequence ATGTTTAGTAGCGATCTGTTATTACAAGGCTTCACGCATTTACTCTCCAACCCGATGGCGTTGGTGTTAGCCTCATTCGGCGTGATGCTGGGCATTATGATTGGCGCATTACCGGGCCTGACCGCCACCATGGGCGTCGCGATATTGCTCCCCTTCACTTACGGTATGGATCCCGTATCAGGTTTATTAATGATTTGCGGGGTCTTTTTCGGCGGCGTCTACGGTGGGTCAATTACTGCGATATTGTTAAAAATCCCCGGAACCCCGGCAGCAGCGGCAACGGCAATCGACGGCTACGAACTCACCCGACAAGGGAAAGCCGGGATGGCGCTAAGCGCAGCGACGTTCTCTTCCTTCGCTGGCGGCATATTGAGTATTGTCGTACTGATGTTTCTGGCCCCGATTCTCGCCGGATGGGCATTAAAATTCAGCGCCTCCGAGTCCTTCGCCCTGGCCATATTTGGCCTGAGCATTATCGCCAGCATATCCGGTAAGTCGCTAATTAAGGGGCTAATCTCCGGCATCGGCGGTTTGCTTATTGCGACCATCGGCCTCGATCCTATGGGCGGTTTTCCTCGCTTTACCGGCGGTTTTGTCGAACTGATGAATGTGCCCTTTATTCCTGTGATGATTGGCCTGTTTGCCGCCTCCGAAGCGTTTAAGACGCTGGAAAAAGACGATGCGGTTCGCCATGGCGCAAAAGTGGTTATCGGCAGCCTGCTGCTTCCCTGGAAGGTTATACGGCGACTGCTGGTGACGATTCTCCACTCTGCCGGATTGGGCATTTTCATTGGCATGATCCCTGGAGCCGGAGCCGATATTGCCGCTTTCGTTGCCTACAACGAAACCAAGCGCTTTAGCAAAACGCCGGAAAACTTCGGCAAAGGTGAAATTACAGCCGTCTCCTCCTGTGAAGCAGGTGCTAACGGCTGTACCGGCGGCGCGCTGCTGCCGATGCTGACGCTTGGGATTCCGGGGGATGCGGTTACCGCCATTATGCTTGGTGCGCTAACGTTACAAGGTATGCAGCCGGGGCCGCTGATGTTCACTGAGCACGGCGATATGGTGTACACGCTGTTTATCGGCATGATCTTTTGCTACTTCATGCTACTGATTTTGGGTCTTCTGTCCCTGAAGGTGGTCAGCAATGTGGTCAAAATACCAACCCATATTCTGACGCCGCTAATCCTCGCGCTTTGCGTAGTCGGTACCTATGCGCTGAATAACAGCCTGTTCGATGTCGGGATTATGCTGATCGCTGGCGTAGTGGGCTACTTTATGCAAAGAGGGGGATATCCAGCGTCTCCGGTCGTTCTGGCGCTGATTATGGGCCCCATGGCGGAAAGCAATCTTCGTCGCGCGTTGTCCCTTTCTGCCGGAAGCTGGGATTTTCTCTACACTCGTCCAATAACGCTGGCATTACTTACTCTCGCAACGATAACGTTACTGACTCCGGTCGTTCGGGGGCTTTGGGCATTTCGTAAGAATTTACAGACGCAGGTATGA
- a CDS encoding transporter substrate-binding domain-containing protein, translating into MPSSALRFAINLGNALLAEQLTDGSLQGLTVDLARKIAHSCQQPELLKPYPAAKHIVDDASNNQWDIAFLAVDPARENELSFTSPYLTIDCTVLVRRDSEVHSVHEMDREGVTINVGRGSAYSLPLIRTLKHARLCEYPTTQQALSAFLAGKGDMVANIRQLLEAAALGQDSVRVLPDNYSQIQQAICVPRAVPHYYERMEALVRQWQQDGTLAALVARHIYV; encoded by the coding sequence ATGCCATCATCAGCTTTACGTTTTGCGATTAACTTAGGCAATGCTTTGCTCGCTGAACAGTTAACCGACGGATCGTTACAGGGACTCACAGTCGATCTGGCGCGAAAAATTGCGCACTCTTGCCAGCAGCCGGAGCTGCTGAAACCTTACCCCGCAGCAAAACATATCGTTGACGATGCTTCGAATAATCAATGGGATATTGCTTTTCTGGCGGTGGATCCGGCACGTGAAAATGAGCTGAGTTTTACCTCACCCTATCTTACTATCGACTGTACCGTTCTGGTGCGTCGCGATAGCGAGGTCCATTCGGTTCATGAGATGGACCGTGAAGGCGTGACGATTAACGTCGGAAGGGGTTCTGCCTATTCATTGCCGCTCATTCGGACATTAAAACACGCCCGCCTTTGCGAATATCCCACCACTCAGCAGGCGCTCAGCGCTTTTCTGGCCGGTAAGGGGGATATGGTGGCGAATATTCGCCAGCTGCTGGAAGCCGCCGCCCTGGGGCAAGATAGCGTTCGAGTGCTGCCTGACAACTATAGCCAGATTCAGCAGGCCATCTGCGTGCCGCGCGCGGTTCCGCACTATTATGAGCGGATGGAGGCGTTGGTGAGACAGTGGCAGCAGGACGGGACGCTGGCGGCGCTGGTTGCCCGCCATATTTATGTCTGA
- a CDS encoding Bug family tripartite tricarboxylate transporter substrate binding protein: MIRHLTRPLQYLSAVLVAGTLLSALPAQAAKYPTKQIDLVVPYSAGGGTDLVARAFADAAKAHLPVSIGVINKPGGSGAIGFTEIATARPNGYKIGLGTVELTTLPSLGMVSFKTDSFKPIARLNADPAAITVSADAPWNTIDEFLKWAKENPGKVRIGNSGTGAIWHLAAAALEDKADVKFTHVPYDGAAPAVTGLLGHHIEAVAVSPGEVINHVNGGKLKILAIMTDERMKSIPDVPTLKEQGIDLSIGTWRGLIVPKNTPQDIVDTLSVAAKATAEEPAFQDALNKLNLNYAWLEGAAFQQQINEQQAYFAELLSKLGLKK; encoded by the coding sequence ATGATTAGACATCTTACCAGGCCATTACAATATCTCTCTGCAGTTCTCGTTGCCGGAACGCTGCTAAGCGCATTACCTGCGCAAGCGGCTAAATATCCCACCAAACAAATCGATCTTGTTGTGCCTTATTCCGCCGGTGGCGGTACCGACCTGGTCGCCCGTGCCTTCGCCGACGCCGCAAAAGCACATTTGCCCGTTAGCATCGGAGTCATTAACAAGCCCGGCGGCAGCGGCGCTATCGGCTTTACCGAAATCGCTACAGCCCGGCCTAACGGCTATAAAATCGGACTTGGTACCGTCGAGCTGACTACCCTCCCCAGCCTTGGAATGGTCAGTTTCAAAACCGACAGTTTTAAACCCATCGCTCGTCTGAACGCTGACCCGGCGGCTATCACCGTCAGCGCCGATGCGCCGTGGAATACCATTGATGAATTCCTTAAGTGGGCCAAAGAAAACCCCGGTAAAGTGCGTATCGGCAACTCCGGGACCGGTGCTATCTGGCACCTGGCCGCGGCGGCTCTGGAAGACAAAGCCGACGTGAAGTTTACCCACGTTCCTTACGATGGCGCCGCGCCCGCAGTAACTGGTCTGCTGGGCCATCACATTGAAGCGGTTGCTGTTAGCCCAGGGGAGGTCATCAACCATGTTAATGGCGGCAAGCTGAAAATACTGGCGATCATGACGGATGAACGCATGAAGAGCATTCCTGATGTTCCCACGCTAAAAGAGCAAGGTATCGATCTCTCCATCGGTACCTGGCGTGGCCTGATCGTACCGAAAAACACCCCGCAGGATATCGTGGACACCTTGTCTGTTGCGGCCAAAGCCACGGCTGAAGAGCCTGCTTTTCAGGATGCCCTGAATAAACTAAATCTAAACTATGCCTGGCTTGAAGGTGCTGCTTTCCAGCAGCAGATTAACGAGCAGCAGGCTTATTTTGCCGAGCTGTTGAGCAAACTCGGTCTGAAAAAATAA
- a CDS encoding 2-dehydro-3-deoxygalactonokinase: MDNHTRLLALDWGTTSLRAWRLGDNGQQLESRDLPYGIMKLPANKGGRLAAFHEAFLAACGDWLQTTGCRDVIACGMVGSAQGWKEAAYLPCPTSLADFAGQLCSLEISPSIRLSIIPGLAVYGDDPEVMRGEETQVFGILCSQSDNSGEMIIGMPGTHSKWALAQQNSVLEFRTFMTGELFDVLKNHSILGATMQPSQETDWQVFDDGVATAIRQKEAGLLSTLFSTRTKLLAGQISSRQQSDYLSGLVIGHELAGLRQTLLADEERRLNTPIVLTGNPPLCERYQRAFRQTIADRPIQFIAQATVAGLWQIALRARLIHDA, translated from the coding sequence ATGGATAACCACACACGTTTATTAGCACTGGACTGGGGAACCACCTCACTGCGCGCCTGGCGCCTTGGCGATAACGGCCAGCAGCTTGAGTCCAGAGATCTTCCCTACGGCATCATGAAGTTACCCGCCAATAAAGGAGGGAGACTGGCAGCGTTCCATGAGGCCTTTCTAGCGGCCTGCGGCGACTGGCTACAGACAACCGGCTGCCGGGACGTTATTGCCTGTGGGATGGTCGGCAGCGCCCAGGGCTGGAAAGAAGCCGCTTATTTACCCTGCCCCACCAGCCTGGCGGATTTTGCCGGGCAGCTATGCTCACTGGAGATATCGCCTTCAATACGCCTGTCAATCATTCCGGGCCTGGCAGTATATGGCGACGATCCGGAAGTGATGCGCGGTGAAGAAACGCAAGTTTTCGGCATCCTGTGCAGCCAGAGTGATAATAGCGGCGAAATGATCATCGGCATGCCGGGGACGCATTCCAAATGGGCGCTGGCTCAGCAAAACAGCGTGCTGGAGTTTCGCACATTTATGACCGGCGAACTCTTCGATGTCCTGAAAAACCACTCCATTCTTGGCGCCACAATGCAGCCCTCGCAGGAAACAGACTGGCAGGTATTCGATGATGGTGTCGCGACGGCTATCCGCCAAAAAGAAGCGGGGCTGCTTTCCACACTCTTCTCGACGCGTACCAAACTGCTGGCCGGACAAATCTCAAGCCGACAGCAGTCTGACTATCTTTCCGGACTGGTTATCGGCCATGAGCTTGCTGGCTTGCGCCAGACTCTACTGGCCGATGAGGAACGACGCCTGAACACACCGATCGTGCTCACCGGCAACCCACCCCTGTGTGAACGCTATCAGCGCGCCTTCCGTCAGACGATAGCGGATCGCCCAATTCAGTTTATCGCACAGGCCACCGTGGCTGGCCTGTGGCAAATCGCTTTACGCGCCAGGCTTATCCACGACGCATAA
- the ubiE gene encoding bifunctional demethylmenaquinone methyltransferase/2-methoxy-6-polyprenyl-1,4-benzoquinol methylase UbiE, producing the protein MVEDSQETTHFGFQTVAKEQKADMVAHVFHSVAAKYDVMNDLMSFGIHRLWKRFTIDCSGVRRGQTVLDLAGGTGDLTAKFSRLVGETGRVMLADINDSMLKMGREKLRNIGIIGNVEYVQANAEALPFADNTFDCITISFGLRNVTDKEKALRSMYRVLKPGGRLLVLEFSKPIIEPLSKAYDAYSFHILPRVGELVAKDAESYRYLAESIRMHPDQDTLKGMMQDAGFESVDYYNLTAGIVALHRGYKF; encoded by the coding sequence ATGGTTGAGGATTCACAAGAAACGACGCATTTTGGCTTTCAGACTGTCGCCAAAGAACAGAAAGCTGACATGGTGGCGCATGTATTTCATTCTGTAGCCGCAAAATATGATGTGATGAACGATTTGATGTCGTTCGGTATTCATCGTTTGTGGAAGCGTTTCACCATCGATTGCAGCGGCGTCCGTCGTGGGCAGACCGTGCTGGATCTGGCCGGCGGTACCGGCGACCTGACGGCGAAATTCTCTCGCCTGGTGGGCGAAACCGGCCGCGTGATGCTGGCGGATATCAATGATTCTATGCTGAAGATGGGCCGCGAAAAGCTGCGTAATATCGGCATTATCGGTAACGTGGAATATGTCCAGGCTAACGCCGAAGCGCTACCTTTTGCAGATAACACCTTTGACTGCATCACCATTTCTTTCGGCCTGCGTAACGTGACTGACAAAGAAAAAGCGCTGCGATCTATGTATCGCGTGCTGAAGCCGGGCGGCCGCCTGCTGGTGCTTGAATTCTCGAAACCCATTATTGAGCCGCTCAGCAAGGCTTATGACGCTTACTCTTTCCATATCCTGCCTCGGGTGGGCGAATTGGTTGCTAAAGACGCCGAAAGCTACCGCTATCTTGCTGAATCTATCCGAATGCACCCCGATCAGGACACTCTGAAAGGCATGATGCAGGACGCAGGTTTCGAAAGCGTCGATTACTACAACCTGACGGCCGGTATCGTTGCGCTGCACCGTGGTTACAAGTTCTGA
- the ubiJ gene encoding ubiquinone biosynthesis protein UbiJ: protein MPFKSLVSAGIETVLNTFLWRDQALKPARQRLLGKVLRVELQELSAPVVLVFSERQVDVLGAWEGEADCTVITRLSVLPQLRNRQQLTALIRSGDLEVQGDLQVVQNTVTLCDLAEFDPAELLAPYTGDIVAEGFSKVLRGGTRFLLQGAQRQQRYVAEAITEEWRLAPGPLELAWFVEETAAVERALAALEKRLETLEGK, encoded by the coding sequence ATGCCTTTCAAATCACTGGTTTCCGCCGGTATTGAGACGGTCCTGAATACTTTCCTCTGGCGCGACCAGGCGCTTAAACCCGCCCGGCAGCGGCTGCTGGGGAAAGTGCTGCGTGTCGAGTTGCAAGAACTTTCCGCACCCGTGGTGCTGGTTTTTAGCGAGCGTCAGGTAGACGTGCTGGGCGCATGGGAAGGCGAAGCCGATTGTACCGTGATTACTCGTCTAAGCGTGCTCCCGCAATTACGTAACCGCCAGCAGCTGACGGCGCTGATTCGCAGCGGCGATCTCGAAGTGCAGGGGGATTTGCAGGTGGTGCAAAATACCGTCACCCTGTGCGATCTGGCTGAATTCGACCCGGCTGAACTATTGGCCCCGTATACTGGCGATATCGTTGCGGAAGGCTTCAGTAAAGTATTACGCGGCGGCACTCGCTTTCTTTTACAGGGCGCTCAGCGCCAGCAGCGTTATGTCGCGGAGGCGATCACCGAAGAGTGGCGCCTGGCACCGGGACCGCTGGAGCTGGCCTGGTTTGTTGAGGAAACCGCTGCTGTGGAACGAGCCCTGGCCGCGCTGGAAAAACGGCTGGAAACGCTGGAGGGCAAATGA
- a CDS encoding 2-dehydro-3-deoxy-6-phosphogalactonate aldolase, with protein sequence MDLNNCIKEHGLIAILRGIKTAEAKEAGFVLYEEGFRLIEVPLNSPTPYDSIQLLRQTLPEDCVIGAGTVMTFRQVERVKQAGGQLIVMPHSDCAVIAAAKNAGLLCTPGAATLTEAFAAIEHGADAVKVFPAEQITPAVIKAWRAVVPPHIPLLPVGGITPEKMQDYLSAGADGFGLGGALYKPGDSVKEVRQAASEFISAWQQRVR encoded by the coding sequence ATGGATTTGAATAATTGCATTAAAGAACATGGACTTATCGCCATTCTGCGCGGAATCAAAACCGCAGAAGCGAAAGAGGCTGGCTTCGTGCTGTATGAAGAAGGTTTTCGTCTTATTGAAGTTCCACTCAACTCCCCTACGCCCTATGACAGCATTCAACTGTTACGCCAAACCTTGCCGGAAGATTGCGTAATTGGTGCCGGAACGGTGATGACCTTCCGGCAGGTTGAGCGGGTTAAACAAGCCGGGGGTCAGCTGATTGTGATGCCCCATAGCGACTGCGCGGTAATTGCTGCCGCTAAAAATGCAGGTCTGCTTTGCACCCCTGGAGCCGCTACGTTGACGGAGGCCTTTGCCGCTATAGAACACGGTGCGGATGCGGTCAAAGTGTTCCCGGCAGAGCAGATAACGCCCGCGGTTATTAAAGCCTGGAGAGCCGTCGTACCGCCCCACATTCCCCTTCTCCCGGTTGGCGGCATCACACCGGAAAAAATGCAAGATTACCTCAGCGCAGGCGCGGATGGATTTGGTCTGGGTGGGGCGCTTTATAAGCCAGGCGATAGCGTAAAAGAGGTTCGTCAGGCCGCCAGTGAGTTTATCTCAGCCTGGCAACAACGCGTACGTTAA
- the udp gene encoding uridine phosphorylase — translation MSKSDVFHLGLTKNDLQGATLAIVPGDPERVEKIAVLMDKPVKLASHREFTTWRAELDGKAVIVCSTGIGGPSTSIAVEELAQLGIRTFLRIGTTGAIQPHINVGDVLVTTASVRLDGASLHFAPMEFPAVADFECTTALVEAAKSIGATTHVGVTASSDTFYPGQERYDTFSGRVVSRFKGSMEEWQSMGVMNYEMESATLLTMCASQGLRAGMVAGVIVNRTQQEIPNAETMKQTESHAVKIVVEAARRLL, via the coding sequence ATGTCTAAGTCTGATGTTTTTCATCTCGGCCTCACCAAGAACGATTTACAAGGGGCTACGCTGGCTATCGTCCCTGGCGATCCGGAGCGTGTGGAAAAGATCGCCGTGCTGATGGATAAGCCGGTCAAACTGGCATCTCATCGCGAATTTACCACCTGGCGTGCTGAACTGGATGGTAAAGCAGTGATTGTCTGCTCTACCGGTATCGGCGGCCCATCTACCTCTATTGCTGTGGAAGAACTGGCCCAATTGGGTATCCGTACCTTCCTGCGTATTGGCACCACCGGCGCTATTCAGCCGCACATTAATGTGGGCGACGTTCTGGTGACCACAGCTTCCGTTCGCCTCGACGGTGCAAGTCTGCACTTCGCGCCAATGGAATTCCCGGCGGTAGCCGATTTCGAATGTACTACCGCGCTGGTTGAAGCAGCGAAATCCATCGGTGCGACCACTCATGTCGGCGTCACTGCCTCTTCCGACACCTTCTATCCGGGCCAGGAGCGTTACGACACCTTCTCTGGCCGCGTGGTGAGTCGCTTTAAAGGTTCGATGGAAGAGTGGCAGTCGATGGGTGTGATGAACTATGAAATGGAATCCGCCACATTGCTGACCATGTGCGCCAGCCAGGGCCTGCGTGCCGGGATGGTTGCCGGTGTTATCGTCAACCGTACCCAGCAGGAAATTCCAAACGCGGAAACCATGAAGCAAACCGAAAGCCATGCGGTGAAAATCGTCGTGGAAGCGGCGCGCCGCCTGCTGTAA